The genomic region GACGGCCGTGAGCCGGGCGGGGACGGCGTTGAGCACGTCGTCGAGGCGGGCGGCGGCCCAACCGAACCGGGCGTAGCGACCGTCGCGGTACCCGACCATCGCGTCGAGGGTGTTGACCGCCCGGTGCGCGACGACCCCGGCCGGACCTGCGACCGCCGCCCACGCCAGCACCGCGACGACCGCGTCGGAGGTGTTCTCCGCGACCGACTCGACGGTGGCGCGGACCAGCCCGTCGCCGTCGAGCACGTCGGGATCACGGCTGACCAGAGCGCGGACGCGCGTGCGCGCCGTGGGGAGGTCGCCGGCGTCGATGGCGGCGGCCACGGCGCGGGCC from Actinomycetota bacterium harbors:
- the cbiB gene encoding adenosylcobinamide-phosphate synthase CbiB, which encodes ARAVAAAIDAGDLPTARTRVRALVSRDPDVLDGDGLVRATVESVAENTSDAVVAVLAWAAVAGPAGVVAHRAVNTLDAMVGYRDGRYARFGWAAARLDDVLNAVPARLTAVLAVALAPAVGGHPRRAWRVLRRDGRVHASPNAGPVEAAFAGALEVVVGDDVVAYHGQMVARPRIGDGTTPRVADVDRAIRLSRAVGAVAAGIAAAVLAWTGQR